In Pyxicephalus adspersus chromosome 12, UCB_Pads_2.0, whole genome shotgun sequence, a genomic segment contains:
- the LOC140342514 gene encoding olfactory receptor 5V1-like: protein MDKVNQTSPQRFILLGLSNIPYIQIICFLLFFVMYIMTLSGNLLLITVVRINPKLQTPMYFFLSNLSIIDICFSSTIVPKILINTLVKDRSISLLGCALQMYFHLALGATECVILAVMAYDRFAAICRPLHYNTIMNKTLCAGLATGAWSMCFMNSAVHVVLTFQLPYCKSHYVNHFFCEMPPFFQLSCRDTLRNEIAMYISAGIIAMCSFCLTLISYIHIISTILKIRSSQARHKAFSTCASHLTVVALYYGTIMFVYLRPRSTYSPEIDKTVSILYTAVTPMLNPIIYSMRNKEVKNTVKKKVYLRQKTGVFFYSVRLKIGYTCQIIVARDEQ, encoded by the exons ATGGATAAAGTCAACCAAACATCTCCACAAAGGTTCATCCTCCTTGGTCTATCTAACATTCCATATATCCAGatcatttgttttcttctgttttttgtgatgtaTATAATGACATTGTCAGGAAACCTTCTACTGATCACTGTGGTGAGGATCAACCCGAAGCTACAGAcccccatgtacttcttcctaaGCAACCTTTCTATTATTGACATTTGTTTCTCATCCACCATCGTTCCTAAAATTCTAATAAACACTCTGGTCAAGGACAGAAGTATCTCCTTGTTGGGTTGTGCATTGCAAATGTACTTTCATTTGGCTTTAGGAGCAACAGAGTGTGTTATTCTAGCTGTCATGGCGTACGACAGGTTTGCTGCCATCTGTAGACCATTGCACTACAACACCATCATGAACAAGACTTTGTGTGCGGGTTTAGCAACTGGTGCATGGAGCATGTGCTTCATGAACTCGGCAGTACACGTTGTCCTCACTTTCCAACTTCCCTACTGCAAGTCCCACTATGTCAACCATTTCTTCTGTGAGATGCCACCTTTCTTCCAACTGTCGTGTCGAGATACCTTGCGGAATGAAATAGCCATGTACATCTCAGCAGGGATCATTGCTATGTGTTCTTTCTGTTTGACTCTTATTTCCTACATCCACATCATCTCCACCATTCTGAAGATCCGCTCCTCGCAAGCAAGACACAAAGCATTCTCCACATGTGCTTCCCACCTGACCGTGGTGGCTCTCTACTATGGAACCATCATGTTTGTGTATTTGAGACCTCGTTCTACTTATTCTCCGGAAATAGATAAAACTGTATCCATACTTTATACAGCTGTGACACCAATGCTGAACCCAATCATTTATAGTATGAGAAATAAGGAAGTtaaaaacacagttaaaaaaaa AGTCTATCTGAGGCAAAagactggggtttttttttattctgtaaggcTTAAGATTGGGTACACATGTCAAATCATTGTTGCCCGAGATGAACAGTAG
- the LOC140342513 gene encoding olfactory receptor 5V1-like, whose protein sequence is MEEVNQTSPQRFILLGLSNIPYLQAICFLQFLVMYIMTLLGNLLLIIVVRINPKLQTPMYFFLVNLSIIDICLSSTIVPKLLINTLATDKSISMLGCAVQMFVHLALGVTECILLGIMAYDRFAAICRPLHYNTIMNKMLCASLTVSVWGLGTINSAIHVVLTFQLPFCRSHHVNHFFCEVPPFLRMSCRDTFLNEIGMYISAGILGICPFCLTLISYIHIISTILKIRSSQGRHKAFSVCTSHLIVVTLYYGTALSMYLKGRSTYSSEKDKTVSILYTSVTPMLNPIVYSTRNTEVKNTIKKTRTNFKLRF, encoded by the coding sequence ATGGAAGAAGTCAACCAAACGTCTCCACAAAGATTCATCCTCCTTGGTCTGTCTAACATCCCATATCTCCAGGCCATCTGTTTTCTTCAGTTCCTTGTGATGTATATAATGACATTGTTAGGAAACCTTCTACTGATCATTGTGGTGAGGATTAACCCAAAGCTACAGACCCCCATGTACTTTTTCTTAGTGAACCTCTCTATTATTGACATATGTTTATCATCCACCATTGTTCCTAAACTTCTAATAAACACCCTGGCCACGGACAAAAGTATCTCCATGTTGGGATGTGCAGTACAAATGTTTGTCCATTTAGCTTTAGGAGTAACAGAGTGTATTCTTCTAGGCATTATGGCTTATGACAGGTTTGCTGCCATCTGTAGACCATTGCATTACAACACCATCATGAACAAGATGTTGTGTGCTAGTTTAACAGTTAGTGTATGGGGTCTTGGCACAATCAATTCTGCCATCCATGTGGTCCTTACATTTCAGCTGCCATTCTGCAGATCCCATCATGTCAACCACTTCTTCTGTGAGGTACCACCCTTTCTTCGGATGTCTTGCAGAGATACTTTTCTTAATGAGATTGGTATGTACATCTCAGCAGGGATCCTTGGTATATGTCCTTTCTGCTTGACCCTGATCTCATATATCCATATTATCTCCACCATCTTGAAGATCCGTTCCTCACAAGGAAGACACAAAGCTTTCTCTGTTTGTACTTCCCATCTAATCGTGGTGACTCTCTATTACGGGACTGCCTTGTCTATGTATCTGAAAGGCCGATCTACATACTCTTCAGAAAAAGACAAAACTGTGTCCATTCTTTATACATCAGTGACACCAATGCTGAACCCCATAGTCTACAGTACAAGAAATACggaagtaaaaaatacaattaaaaaaacacgcACAAATTTCAAGTTGAGATTTTAA